In a single window of the Coffea eugenioides isolate CCC68of chromosome 3, Ceug_1.0, whole genome shotgun sequence genome:
- the LOC113765470 gene encoding electron transfer flavoprotein subunit beta, mitochondrial isoform X2: MKIMVAIKRVIDYAVKIRVKPDKSGVETNNVKMSMNPFCEIALEEALRIKESGLASEVIAVSMGPTQVVDTIRTGLAMGADRAIHVDYPGTLYPLSVAKILKALVEIEKPGLIFLGKQAIDDDCNQTGQMIAGLLKWPQGTFASKVVLDKEKQTAVVDREVDGGLETLCLDLPAVITHVGGTSYPSLGSIGAYMQALSISITLCQFWWTQLTMSDRVYGLRIYIV, translated from the exons ATGAAGATCATGGTAGCCATCAAACGGGTTATCGACTATGCCGTCAAAATCCGGGTTAAACCCGATAAG AGCGGTGTAGAGACGAATAATGTAAAGATGTCAATGAACCCGTTTTGTGAAATAGCATTGGAAGAAGCGCTCCGAATAAAGGAATCGGGTCTGGCTTCGGAGGTCATTGCTGTCAGCATGGGTCCGACCCAAGTTGTGGATACAATTAGAACCGGTTTAGCGATGGGTGCTGATCGGGCTATCCATGTGGACTATCCAGGAACTCTTTATCCTCTGTCTGTTGCAAAAATTCTTAAAGCCCTTGTTGAAATTGAGAAGCCTGGGCTGATTTTTCTCGGCAAAcag GCAATTGATGATGATTGCAACCAGACAGGTCAAATGATTGCGGGGCTTCTCAAGTGGCCACAGGGGACCTTTGCTTCCAAG GTTGTACTGGACAAGGAAAAACAAACAGCTGTAGTAGACAGAGAGGTGGATGGTGGCCTTGAGaccttgtgtttggatttgcCGGCAGTGATCAC CCATGTTGGTGGGACTTCCTACCCGAGTCTGGGTAGCATTGGCGCCTATATGCAAGCTTTGAGTATCAGCATAACATTATGTCAATTTTGGTGGACACAACTGACAATGTCTGATCGCGTTTATGGACTTAGGATATATATTGTATGA